One segment of Alligator mississippiensis isolate rAllMis1 chromosome 13, rAllMis1, whole genome shotgun sequence DNA contains the following:
- the C1QA gene encoding complement C1q subcomponent subunit A — protein sequence MEKRTSHTALALPEQAGLGGELRRARHPGTELGRGFVRGGTAGKPLPASAVARMLTSGLLLTTLFQQLCAKQGKAPKGEMSREVKPSSFCPGSAGAPSGSPPPRSPLPSSSLGKAESRQSHLPGQLQLLLRERGKMGGSFWLVAGALAMILGTVLPQENVCRAPDGKDGYPGVPGLDGRPGQKGDIGAPGLPGRRTGIKGAKGDAGEPGLPGNAGGQGYRGPNGLPGPAGEPGQPGTKGQVGNIREQSRPAFSASRKSPLSRGNTVIFDNVITDQDRNYNAQTGRFTCTAPGFYYFAFQVISNGNLCLSLVKGGTKVVSFCDDNSRSLLQVNSGGSVLSLAAQDQVWVESDPRNGNRVFDGAEADSVFSGFMLFPQRE from the exons ATGGAGAAAAGGACATCCCACACAGCTCTCGCGCTCCCAGAacaggcagggctagggggggaGTTGAGACGGGCAAGGCACCCAGGCACGGAGCTGGGCCGTGGGTTTGTGCGGGGGGGCACTGCTGGGAAACCTCTGCCTGCATCTGCTGTGGCTCGGATGCTAACTTCAGGGCTTTTGCTGACCACGCTGTTCCAGCAGCTTtgtgcaaagcagggaaaagcccCAAAAGGGGAAATGAGCAGGGAAGTGAaacccagcagcttctgccctggATCTGCAGGAGCACCCAGCGgatctccccctccccgctctcctcttccttcctcctctctggggaAGGCTGAGAGCCGGCAGAGCCACCTGCCTggacagctccagctgctgcttcggGAGAG AGGCAAAATGGGtggcagcttctggctggtggCCGGCGCCCTGGCCATGATCCTGGGCACTGTCCTTCCTCAGGAGAACGTGTGCCGAGCACCAGATGGCAAAGACGGCTACCCAGGAGTCCCCGGCCTGGATGGGAGGCCAGGCCAGAAAGGTGACATTGGAGCCCCAG ggctgccaggaagaaGGACCGGGATAAAGGGAGCCAAAGGGGATGCTGGGGAACCCGGGCTGCCTGGAAACGCAGGGGGCCAGGGCTACCGAGGCCCGAACGGCCTCCCTGGACCTGCAGGCGAGCCAGGGCAGCCCGGCACCAAGGGCCAGGTTGGCAATATCCGGGAACAGAGTCGCCCAGCCTTCTCCGCCTCCAGGAAGAGCCCGCTGTCCCGTGGGAACACCGTGATCTTCGACAACGTCATCACCGACCAGGATCGCAACTACAACGCGCAGACAGGGCGCTTCACCTGCACCGCCCCGGGCTTCTACTACTTCGCCTTCCAGGTGATCTCCAACGGGAACCTGTGTCTCAGCCTGGTCAAGGGCGGCACCAAGGTGGTCAGCTTCTGCGACGACAACAGCCGCAGCCTGCTACAGGTGAACTCGGGGGGCAGCGTGCTCAGCCTGGCGGCCCAGGACCAGGTCTGGGTTGAGAGCGACCCGCGCAACGGGAACCGGGTGTTCGACGGCGCCGAGGCCGACAGCGTCTTTAGCGGCTTCATGCTGTTCCCGCAGAGGGAGTGA
- the C1QC gene encoding complement C1q subcomponent subunit C: MGKGLWDALGLGLALLLLAREMAVEAEAPHNCYGTPGLPGNPGMPGKDGRDGQKGAKGEPGIPAIPGTQGSKGQKGDPGIPGLPGKTGPMGPAGTPGDPGEPGLGGEPGDPGSYRQRHQAAFSVTRQTPQHPAKNTPVIFNRVITDISNDYSTTTGKFTCRVPGVYFFTFHASLTANLCVIMYKNREKVASFCDHISNSKQVSSGGILLKMEVGHQTWLAVNDYNGMVGIGGSDSVFSGFLLFPD; this comes from the exons ATGGGTAAGGGTCTCTGGGACGCCCTGGGCCTGGGCTTGGCCCTTCTCCTCCTGGCTCGGGAGATGGCAGTGGAAGCGGAGGCTCCCCACAACTGCTATGGGACCCCTGGGCTGCCTGGCAATCCTGGCATGCCAGGCAAGGATGGCAGAGATGGACAGAAAGGAGCCAAAGGCGAGCCAG GCATCCCAGCCATTCCCGGGACCCAGGGGTCCAAGGGGCAGAAAGGAGACCCTGGCATCCCTGGCCTGCCTGGGAAGACTGGTCCCATGGGCCCCGCTGGCACCCCGGGAGACCCCGGGGAACCGGGCTTGGGTGGAGAGCCTGGCGATCCTGGCAGCTACCGGCAGAGGCACCAGGCAGCATTCTCCGTGACCCGGCAAACACCCCAGCACCCGGCCAAGAACACCCCCGTGATCTTCAACCGCGTCATCACCGACATCAGCAACGACTACAGTACCACCACTGGCAAGTTCACCTGCCGGGTGCCAGGCGTCTACTTCTTCACCTTCCatgcctccctcactgccaaccTCTGCGTCATCATGTACAAGAACAGGGAGAAGGTGGCCAGCTTCTGCGACCACATCTCCAACAGCAAGCAAGTCAGCTCCGGAGGCATCCTCCTGAAAATGGAGGTTGGGCACCAAACGTGGCTGGCCGTCAACGACTACAATGGCATGGTGGGCATTGGTGGCTCTGACAGCGTCTTCTCTGGCTTCCTGCTCTTTCCAGACTAG